One Mugil cephalus isolate CIBA_MC_2020 chromosome 12, CIBA_Mcephalus_1.1, whole genome shotgun sequence DNA segment encodes these proteins:
- the LOC125018138 gene encoding collagen alpha-2(IX) chain-like, with amino-acid sequence MLTQLVLGWSALLCGFQPADSSITTRFTSSRGNKWLARKCEAFIPPSVPPPMFPPVKRKKELMVDITEHIVGAKGEKGCRGPRGLKGCPGVTGPNGEPGTQGVMGQLGQKGETGNQGWRGLYGDIGTPGMIKVRQQIFMYLLDSPLHWVE; translated from the exons atGCTGACTCAGCTGGTACTGGGATGGAGTGCTCTGCTCTGCGGTTTCCAACCAGCAGATTCCTCCATTACAACTA gATTCACATCCAGTCGAGGAAACAAGTGGTTGGCTAGGAAATGTGAAGccttcatccctccctctgttcctcCCCCGATGTTTCCTCCGGTTAAACGGAAGAAGGAACTGATG GTTGATATAACAGAACACATCGTGGGAGCAAAGGGAGAGAAG GGCTGCAGGGGACCCAGAGGACTTAAG GGTTGTCCAGGTGTGACGGGTCCGAACGGAGAACCAGGAACTCAGGGAGTCATGGGACAGCTGGGTCAAAAG GGAGAGACGGGCAACCAAGGCTGGAGGGGTCTGTATGGAGACATAGGAACTCCTGGGATGATAAAGGTACGCCAgcaaatatttatgtatttactgGACTCGCCACTTCATTGGGTAGAGTAG